A stretch of the Flavobacterium aquiphilum genome encodes the following:
- a CDS encoding DUF5602 domain-containing protein, with protein sequence MENLYRIPKKIIALGLLFFFFSCSQDEAVNSDLQTNESQSFTAKMSDAKLNVFKGPEVALGYGKVRSWVSLNKDGFPSEIGIEITPEAFKNLTVEGDKKTPPEGSTIIVPLHLKAKQATPFDHIGLNWNPHGHEPAHVFDVPHFDIHFYMISVEEQMAIPAWSPETDAWFNNYPPPGYLPADYGTPPGPATAEPEMGKHWAPNNLPSLLPFTKVLIYGTFNGKFIFVEPMVTLAYFVSNKNSYTPYSQPDFFANSGNYPTKYNIFHDPTTGNTYVTLSDFVWRTKKM encoded by the coding sequence ATGGAAAATTTGTACAGAATCCCCAAAAAAATTATTGCTTTAGGTTTACTATTTTTCTTCTTTTCCTGTAGTCAGGACGAAGCGGTTAATAGTGATTTACAAACAAACGAATCCCAATCGTTTACTGCGAAAATGAGTGATGCAAAACTCAATGTCTTTAAAGGTCCTGAAGTTGCTCTTGGATACGGAAAAGTACGTTCTTGGGTAAGTTTAAACAAAGATGGATTTCCTAGTGAAATAGGAATTGAAATTACTCCGGAAGCCTTTAAAAATCTTACCGTTGAAGGCGACAAGAAAACCCCACCGGAAGGCTCAACAATTATTGTTCCGCTACATCTTAAAGCAAAACAAGCCACTCCTTTTGACCACATTGGACTAAACTGGAATCCTCACGGACATGAGCCTGCACACGTTTTTGATGTACCTCATTTTGACATACATTTTTACATGATTTCTGTTGAGGAGCAAATGGCAATACCGGCTTGGTCTCCAGAAACAGACGCTTGGTTCAATAATTATCCGCCTCCTGGTTATTTACCTGCCGATTATGGAACTCCTCCTGGTCCAGCTACAGCAGAACCTGAAATGGGTAAACATTGGGCACCGAATAATTTACCATCTTTACTTCCTTTTACAAAAGTCTTGATTTATGGTACTTTTAATGGGAAATTTATTTTTGTTGAACCAATGGTAACTTTGGCTTATTTTGTTTCAAATAAAAACTCATACACTCCTTACTCACAGCCTGATTTTTTTGCAAACTCTGGAAATTACCCAACAAAATATAACATTT
- a CDS encoding ABC transporter ATP-binding protein, with protein MPTNILTTQNLSIGYSSKKEATTIAENLNLNLQAGKLIALIGANGIGKSTLLRTITGIQKPLHGTVLLNDKKINDYEPLALAQNLSVVLTEKLPPSNLTVFELVALGRQPYTNWIGTLSNADIQIVQEAIRLTQIEHLSQKRHFEISDGQLQNVLIARALAQDTPLIILDEPTTHLDLLHKVSLLKLLKKLTHETRKCILFSTHDIDMAIQLSDEMIIMTPETVVQDEPCNLITKGSFNTLFKDEHIIFDCEKGKFIII; from the coding sequence ATGCCGACCAATATCCTCACCACTCAAAACCTAAGCATTGGTTATTCCTCCAAGAAGGAAGCTACAACCATAGCCGAAAACCTCAACCTGAACTTACAGGCAGGGAAACTGATTGCTTTGATTGGTGCAAACGGTATTGGAAAATCGACATTGTTGCGCACTATAACAGGAATTCAAAAACCTTTGCACGGAACTGTTTTATTAAATGACAAAAAAATAAACGACTATGAACCTTTGGCATTAGCCCAAAATTTAAGTGTGGTTTTGACCGAAAAATTACCGCCAAGTAATTTAACTGTGTTTGAATTGGTCGCTTTGGGAAGACAGCCCTACACCAATTGGATTGGCACTTTATCAAATGCGGATATTCAAATTGTTCAGGAAGCTATTAGACTAACGCAAATCGAACATTTGTCACAAAAAAGACATTTTGAAATAAGTGATGGACAATTGCAGAACGTTTTGATTGCAAGAGCATTGGCACAAGACACTCCATTGATTATTCTGGACGAACCCACGACTCATTTAGATTTACTCCACAAAGTTTCATTGCTAAAACTCCTAAAAAAACTAACCCACGAAACCAGAAAATGCATTTTGTTTTCGACTCACGACATTGATATGGCTATACAATTGAGTGATGAGATGATTATCATGACGCCAGAAACTGTTGTTCAGGACGAACCTTGCAATTTAATTACAAAGGGAAGTTTTAATACTTTATTCAAAGATGAACATATCATTTTTGACTGTGAAAAAGGGAAGTTTATAATTATTTAA
- a CDS encoding GxxExxY protein, translating to MITQKFLDELTYEIIGSAIEVHKSIGKGLLESVYHQCMIEELSQRKINFHTEMNVPIIYKTKKLTTNFRCDLFIENCIVLELKSVLEMNSIFEAQILTYMQLLEAPKGIIINFNCHNIFKEGQKTFVNDFFKLLPKH from the coding sequence ATGATTACTCAAAAATTTTTAGATGAATTAACATACGAAATTATTGGTTCAGCTATCGAAGTCCATAAATCTATTGGCAAAGGGTTACTTGAAAGTGTATATCATCAATGTATGATAGAAGAATTATCCCAAAGAAAAATAAATTTTCACACAGAGATGAATGTTCCAATTATTTATAAAACAAAAAAATTAACAACGAATTTCAGATGTGATTTATTTATTGAAAACTGTATAGTGTTAGAATTAAAATCTGTATTGGAAATGAATTCAATATTTGAGGCTCAGATTCTAACCTATATGCAACTTTTAGAAGCTCCTAAAGGAATAATCATAAATTTCAATTGTCATAACATTTTCAAAGAAGGACAAAAAACTTTTGTGAATGATTTTTTTAAACTTCTTCCTAAACACTAA
- a CDS encoding iron ABC transporter permease, whose translation MNNQKRNTILFSLLFLGLIVLFFVNISLGSITIPFKEVYTSLTGGHASKSTWEYIIINYRLPKAITAVLVGMGLSISGLLMQTLFRNPLAGPYVLGLSSGASLGVAFVILGAGVLPSFLSGIVLSPYGIVLASTLGSTSVLLLVLLVSQRLRDTMAILIVGLMFGSFTSSVVGVLTYFSSAEQLQKFTFWSLGNLGNLSWTSILILTICVLFGLFLSLLSIKPLNALLLGENYAKSMGLNFNRARLVIIIATGILAGSITAYAGPIAFVGLAVPHIAKLVFQTSNHTVLFWSTLLFGAGIMLICDMVSQMPGMEITLPINAITSILGAPVVIWLLVRKRNFK comes from the coding sequence TTGAACAATCAAAAGCGAAATACAATCTTATTCTCATTGCTCTTTTTGGGGCTGATCGTACTGTTTTTTGTGAACATCAGTTTGGGATCGATTACGATACCTTTCAAAGAGGTTTACACTAGTTTGACAGGCGGTCACGCGAGTAAATCGACTTGGGAATATATCATTATCAATTATCGTTTGCCCAAAGCGATTACGGCAGTTTTGGTAGGAATGGGATTATCTATAAGTGGATTGTTGATGCAGACTTTGTTTCGAAATCCGCTTGCAGGACCTTATGTTTTGGGACTTAGTTCGGGTGCGAGTTTAGGCGTTGCTTTTGTGATATTAGGAGCAGGTGTGTTGCCTTCTTTTTTGAGTGGCATTGTATTATCGCCATACGGAATCGTTTTGGCTTCAACTCTTGGAAGTACTTCTGTATTATTATTAGTTCTATTGGTTTCGCAACGTTTGCGGGACACCATGGCTATTTTGATAGTGGGACTGATGTTTGGTAGTTTTACCAGTTCGGTTGTTGGGGTTCTTACCTATTTTAGTTCGGCCGAACAATTGCAGAAATTCACCTTTTGGTCTCTAGGGAATCTCGGTAATTTATCATGGACATCCATTCTGATTTTAACAATTTGTGTGTTATTTGGTTTATTCCTCAGTTTACTTAGTATCAAACCTTTGAATGCATTACTATTAGGCGAAAATTACGCTAAAAGTATGGGATTGAACTTCAACAGAGCCCGACTTGTTATCATAATTGCAACGGGAATTCTGGCTGGAAGTATAACAGCTTATGCGGGACCAATCGCCTTTGTCGGATTGGCCGTTCCCCATATTGCCAAGTTAGTCTTTCAAACCAGTAACCATACTGTTTTATTTTGGAGTACTTTGCTTTTTGGAGCCGGAATTATGCTGATTTGCGATATGGTTTCGCAAATGCCGGGAATGGAAATTACGTTACCAATTAATGCTATTACTTCGATATTAGGAGCGCCGGTTGTTATTTGGTTGTTAGTTCGAAAGAGGAATTTTAAGTAA
- a CDS encoding ABC transporter substrate-binding protein: MRFSIYKVLLISVLFSFIGCKKNEKSEVQNDANTPNSIQYAKSLTIHKHNGYTVVTVSNPWPDAVKDFTYILKEKDGIVPDSLKKYTEIPVPLKSIVVTSTTNIPFLEMLGVEKSLVGFPHTDYISSEKTRALIDAGSVKNVGQNEKLNIEQLIDLSPELIVTFGIDNNNPSIENLQKSGLKVLIQADWMEQSPLGKAEWLKLYGALFGKEKEADALFENIVKEYNNALALVADKKPTSTVLYGSMYQDQWFVARGSSWVAQFMKDAKADYLWKKLEGTGSLGLSFENILDKAKTANFWIATGSFKSLSELGKANPHYGQFDAFANKTIYTFEGKLGATGGTVFYELSPSRPDLVLKDYIKIFHPELLSDYVFTFATKLN; the protein is encoded by the coding sequence ATGCGATTTTCAATCTACAAAGTTCTTTTAATCAGTGTTCTTTTTTCATTTATCGGATGCAAAAAAAATGAAAAAAGTGAAGTTCAAAATGATGCCAACACCCCAAACAGCATTCAATACGCCAAAAGTTTAACCATTCACAAACACAACGGTTATACTGTGGTAACTGTCTCAAATCCTTGGCCAGATGCGGTTAAAGATTTCACTTATATTCTAAAAGAAAAAGACGGAATTGTTCCTGACAGCCTGAAAAAATATACTGAAATTCCTGTTCCATTAAAATCTATCGTAGTAACTTCGACCACAAATATTCCGTTTTTGGAAATGTTGGGTGTCGAAAAATCATTGGTTGGTTTTCCGCATACCGATTATATTTCGTCCGAAAAAACAAGAGCCTTAATCGATGCCGGTTCCGTTAAAAATGTGGGACAAAACGAAAAACTCAATATCGAACAGCTTATAGATTTGTCTCCGGAACTTATTGTCACTTTTGGTATTGACAACAACAATCCAAGCATTGAAAATTTACAAAAAAGTGGTTTAAAAGTCCTCATTCAAGCCGATTGGATGGAGCAATCCCCACTTGGAAAAGCAGAATGGCTGAAACTTTACGGAGCTTTATTTGGAAAAGAAAAAGAAGCGGATGCTTTATTTGAAAACATTGTAAAAGAATATAATAATGCTTTGGCTTTGGTTGCCGATAAAAAGCCAACTTCGACTGTTTTATATGGTTCAATGTACCAAGACCAATGGTTTGTCGCGAGAGGAAGCAGTTGGGTTGCCCAATTTATGAAAGATGCCAAAGCAGATTATCTTTGGAAAAAACTCGAAGGTACCGGAAGTCTAGGATTGTCGTTTGAAAACATATTGGACAAAGCCAAAACGGCTAACTTTTGGATTGCTACAGGTTCGTTCAAATCGTTGTCTGAACTAGGAAAAGCAAACCCTCATTACGGTCAGTTTGATGCTTTCGCAAATAAGACTATTTATACTTTTGAAGGAAAATTGGGAGCTACCGGAGGTACGGTTTTTTACGAATTATCGCCTTCCCGACCAGATTTAGTTTTGAAAGATTACATCAAAATTTTTCATCCTGAATTGCTTTCGGATTATGTTTTTACTTTTGCGACAAAATTAAATTAA
- a CDS encoding DUF5522 domain-containing protein — MNVIKEKHCSACQKPFNCGDTPQGETCWCNDFPPIFNPFDIDDCLCPTCFKKACSDKIDEFVATITPETAIGNKASKLPETVNIIEGIDYYFEDGNYVFKPWFHLKRGYCCKSDCTHCPY, encoded by the coding sequence ATGAATGTTATAAAAGAGAAGCATTGTTCGGCCTGTCAAAAGCCCTTTAATTGTGGAGATACTCCTCAAGGTGAAACGTGTTGGTGCAATGATTTTCCGCCTATTTTCAATCCTTTTGATATCGATGATTGTCTTTGCCCGACTTGTTTCAAAAAAGCCTGTTCCGATAAAATTGACGAGTTCGTAGCAACCATAACTCCCGAAACTGCCATTGGAAACAAAGCTTCAAAATTGCCCGAAACCGTAAATATAATTGAGGGAATTGATTATTATTTTGAAGACGGAAACTATGTTTTTAAGCCTTGGTTTCATCTCAAACGAGGATATTGCTGTAAAAGTGATTGCACGCATTGCCCTTATTAA
- a CDS encoding four helix bundle protein: MRDNIVKDKSFDFAIRIVKLYQYLNYNKKEFVLSKQLLRSGTSIGAMIREAEHAESKNDFIHKFAIAQKEANEVVYWLELLKATDYLNEKEFENIYNDAITFLKLITSILKTSKNQLVSKEIR, from the coding sequence ATGAGGGATAACATTGTTAAAGACAAAAGCTTTGATTTTGCAATTAGAATTGTCAAACTTTATCAATATTTGAATTATAATAAAAAGGAATTTGTATTATCTAAACAACTTTTGAGATCAGGAACAAGTATTGGAGCTATGATTCGAGAAGCGGAACACGCTGAAAGCAAAAATGATTTCATTCATAAATTTGCAATTGCTCAGAAAGAAGCGAACGAAGTTGTTTATTGGTTGGAACTTTTAAAAGCAACTGATTATTTAAATGAAAAAGAATTCGAAAACATTTATAACGATGCAATTACATTCCTAAAATTAATCACAAGCATCCTTAAAACTTCCAAAAATCAATTAGTTTCAAAAGAAATTAGGTAG
- the cobU gene encoding bifunctional adenosylcobinamide kinase/adenosylcobinamide-phosphate guanylyltransferase, whose product MIYLITGGERSGKSSYAENLAKGLSEKPMYVATARKWDEDFQKRIDRHQKDRDGRWVNIEKEKHLSEIDFSGKVAIVDCVTLWLTNFFVDTKNDVALSLEQAKAELDAIAKQEGATIIIVTNEIGMGVHAETHIGRKFTELQGWMNQYIAQKAETVVLMVSGIPVKIKG is encoded by the coding sequence ATGATTTATTTGATTACAGGCGGAGAGCGTTCCGGAAAAAGCAGTTATGCCGAGAATTTAGCCAAAGGATTGTCCGAAAAACCAATGTATGTGGCAACCGCCAGAAAATGGGACGAAGATTTCCAAAAACGCATTGACCGCCATCAAAAAGATCGCGACGGACGTTGGGTGAATATCGAAAAGGAAAAACATTTGAGCGAAATTGATTTTTCCGGAAAAGTTGCGATTGTTGATTGTGTAACGCTTTGGCTAACCAATTTTTTTGTGGATACCAAAAATGACGTTGCTTTAAGTTTGGAACAAGCCAAAGCCGAATTGGACGCCATTGCAAAACAGGAAGGTGCAACCATCATCATAGTGACCAACGAAATAGGGATGGGAGTCCATGCCGAAACACATATTGGCAGGAAATTCACGGAACTTCAAGGTTGGATGAACCAATACATCGCCCAAAAAGCCGAAACCGTTGTGTTGATGGTTTCCGGAATTCCGGTAAAAATAAAAGGATAG